A portion of the bacterium genome contains these proteins:
- a CDS encoding NADPH-dependent FMN reductase, with product MTSKRLRILGIPGSLRRRSYNRGLLEAAAELAPDGMEVEITDLASIPLYNADVEDEGVPPSVQTFRAQIAAADGLLLATPEYNHMLPGVLKNAIDWATGDGRGKNPLQGKPAAVMGASSGIVGTARAQLALRQVLASTDCYVLLPNPQILVGGAKDRFDPDGRLTDEPTRKRIRLLLKVFRAWIDRLRPR from the coding sequence GTGACTTCGAAGCGACTGCGGATTCTCGGAATTCCCGGCAGCCTGCGACGCCGTTCCTACAATCGCGGACTGCTCGAGGCGGCGGCCGAGCTTGCGCCCGATGGAATGGAGGTCGAGATCACCGACCTTGCATCGATCCCTTTGTACAATGCCGACGTCGAGGACGAGGGCGTACCGCCGTCCGTGCAGACGTTTCGGGCGCAAATTGCGGCGGCGGATGGCTTGCTCCTCGCCACCCCGGAATACAATCATATGCTGCCCGGAGTGCTCAAAAACGCCATCGACTGGGCCACGGGGGACGGCAGGGGCAAAAACCCGCTCCAGGGCAAGCCCGCCGCGGTCATGGGCGCCTCAAGTGGAATCGTGGGGACCGCGCGCGCCCAGCTCGCGCTCCGCCAAGTCCTCGCGTCGACCGATTGCTACGTGCTGCTCCCCAACCCCCAAATCCTCGTCGGCGGCGCGAAAGACAGGTTCGACCCGGATGGCCGTCTTACAGATGAACCAACGCGCAAGCGGATCCGGTTGCTGCTCAAGGTCTTTCGCGCATGGATCGATCGTCTCCGGCCGCGGTAG
- a CDS encoding EamA family transporter, whose product MVLAALASVIWGLAFVAAKFGLESFSPPQLTAARFLIASLPVFLVPRPNIPWWSIALIGMTLFAGQFLLLFFAYTQGLAPGLASVTQQTQVFFTVLLAAVFLRDVPNRRQCLGMTIAFTGLVLIALTIGSDLTLAALGLALGGAFSWAVGNVLVKRTADVPMFPLIVWCSLIPPLPAIVVSAVYDRRVSVWEAAAGASWLSIGAAVYLGTMATVVAYGIWGHLLQRYPAGVVAPFALLAPCTGIVASAVTFGEVFSPTRYAGMALILAGLAVIVRPAGGTPADGRGVA is encoded by the coding sequence ATGGTGCTGGCTGCTCTGGCTTCGGTGATCTGGGGCCTCGCATTCGTCGCCGCCAAGTTCGGACTGGAAAGCTTCTCCCCCCCGCAGTTAACGGCAGCCAGGTTCCTGATCGCGAGCCTCCCCGTTTTTCTGGTGCCGCGGCCGAACATCCCGTGGTGGTCGATCGCGCTGATCGGGATGACACTGTTCGCCGGGCAGTTCCTGTTGCTGTTCTTCGCCTACACTCAAGGGCTGGCCCCGGGCCTCGCCTCGGTCACCCAGCAGACGCAGGTGTTTTTCACGGTGCTGCTCGCCGCCGTATTCCTTCGCGATGTCCCGAACCGCAGACAGTGCTTGGGCATGACGATCGCGTTCACGGGCCTCGTACTGATCGCCCTGACCATCGGATCGGACCTCACGCTCGCAGCGCTCGGCCTCGCGCTCGGGGGCGCCTTCAGTTGGGCCGTCGGGAACGTCCTGGTCAAGCGCACCGCCGACGTTCCTATGTTTCCCTTGATCGTGTGGTGCAGCCTGATTCCGCCGTTGCCCGCGATCGTTGTGTCGGCGGTCTACGATCGGCGCGTGTCGGTGTGGGAGGCGGCGGCGGGCGCTTCCTGGCTGAGCATCGGGGCCGCGGTTTACCTCGGAACGATGGCCACCGTCGTCGCCTACGGGATCTGGGGTCATTTGCTCCAACGCTACCCGGCCGGGGTCGTCGCGCCGTTCGCCCTTCTGGCACCGTGCACCGGGATCGTGGCATCCGCCGTGACCTTCGGCGAGGTGTTTAGTCCGACGCGCTACGCCGGCATGGCCCTGATCCTTGCGGGTCTCGCTGTGATCGTCCGGCCCGCGGGTGGCACGCCCGCCGATGGACGGGGCGTGGCGTGA
- a CDS encoding DUF3179 domain-containing (seleno)protein: MRVRRLRLTVLTVLVLGVLLPAVAASPRKSEARPLMDALTAGGAPGRDALDQIVRTRDVSYVGVLIELLRASQAGIARDLDDGAIVAALRRLTGLAYGDDWIAWVEWYGGTSNTPPPGFVGWKGRLLGRIDPRFETFLRDGAPARVSVEEIQWGGVTVDGIPVLEDPRVVAADMATYLTPNEPVFGLAVGGDARAYPLRIMDWHELVNDTVGGVPVALTYCPLWRPTDVVRPESADF; this comes from the coding sequence GTGAGAGTGCGCCGGCTCCGGCTGACCGTCTTGACGGTGCTCGTGCTCGGTGTTCTCCTACCGGCGGTCGCGGCCTCGCCGCGAAAATCCGAGGCGCGCCCGCTCATGGATGCGCTGACCGCCGGAGGGGCACCGGGACGCGACGCGCTTGACCAGATCGTCCGCACCCGTGACGTCAGTTACGTCGGCGTGCTGATCGAGTTGCTCCGCGCGAGTCAGGCGGGTATCGCGCGAGATCTCGATGACGGGGCGATCGTCGCCGCGCTGCGCCGGCTTACCGGCCTGGCGTATGGCGACGACTGGATCGCCTGGGTCGAGTGGTACGGCGGGACATCGAACACGCCGCCACCGGGATTCGTCGGGTGGAAGGGCCGGCTACTTGGACGGATCGATCCACGGTTCGAAACCTTCTTGCGCGACGGCGCCCCCGCCCGCGTAAGCGTCGAGGAGATACAGTGGGGTGGCGTCACGGTCGACGGCATTCCCGTCCTCGAGGATCCCCGGGTGGTCGCGGCCGACATGGCGACGTATCTCACGCCCAATGAGCCGGTGTTCGGGCTGGCTGTCGGCGGCGACGCGCGCGCGTACCCCCTTCGGATCATGGACTGGCACGAACTGGTGAACGATACTGTCGGCGGCGTGCCGGTGGCGCTCACGTACTGCCCGCTGTGGCGGCCGACGGACGTCGTGCGCCCCGAGTCGGCGGATTTCTGA
- the dprA gene encoding DNA-processing protein DprA: protein MDERRCLLALSLVPGLGGVRIGRLVEYFGSAAAAWAAPRAALVDVPGLGAAIAEAIAEARDANGVDRMLRRAADCGARIVTWLDAGYPGRLRGIPASPPVLYVRGVWRNDRPAVAIVGTRRATPYGLGVAERLGAALAEHGVTVVSGLARGIDGVVHRAVVRIGGSTVGVLGCGVDVMYPPEHRSLMEAMVRRGALVAEAPMGAAPGPRAFPARNRLISGLADAVVVVEGDVDSGAMITARQAQAQGRVLFAVPGNVYARGSRGPHRLLAAGARVVAAPDDVLAVLGLGAGRPGGDPDRPGVAHEPGPAADLTPPERRLVAALDDGDARSIDGVAASAGLSVPVAAAALVALELRGIIRRTAGGLYIKTAVPDGWGRGRTE, encoded by the coding sequence GTGGACGAGCGCCGGTGCCTGCTGGCCCTCTCGCTCGTGCCGGGACTCGGCGGAGTCCGGATCGGCCGGCTGGTCGAGTACTTTGGGTCGGCGGCGGCCGCGTGGGCGGCGCCGAGGGCCGCGCTTGTCGACGTGCCGGGCCTGGGCGCCGCCATCGCAGAGGCGATCGCCGAGGCGCGCGACGCGAACGGCGTGGATCGGATGCTGCGGCGTGCCGCGGACTGCGGTGCACGCATCGTCACGTGGCTCGATGCGGGATACCCCGGACGGCTGCGCGGAATTCCCGCGTCTCCACCGGTGTTATACGTCCGCGGGGTCTGGCGCAACGACCGGCCCGCGGTCGCCATCGTCGGGACCCGCCGCGCGACGCCCTATGGCCTCGGTGTCGCCGAACGCCTCGGAGCGGCGCTCGCCGAGCACGGCGTAACCGTGGTGAGCGGCCTGGCCCGGGGAATCGACGGCGTCGTTCACCGGGCCGTCGTGCGGATCGGCGGGTCGACGGTCGGGGTACTCGGATGCGGCGTCGACGTCATGTACCCGCCGGAGCACCGGTCGTTGATGGAGGCCATGGTGAGGCGCGGCGCCCTCGTGGCCGAAGCCCCGATGGGAGCCGCGCCCGGGCCGCGGGCGTTTCCCGCGCGGAACCGGCTCATCAGCGGGCTCGCGGACGCGGTCGTGGTCGTTGAAGGCGACGTGGACAGCGGGGCCATGATCACGGCGCGCCAGGCGCAGGCGCAGGGACGCGTTCTGTTCGCGGTGCCCGGAAACGTCTACGCGCGCGGCAGTCGAGGACCACACCGGTTGCTCGCCGCGGGCGCCCGGGTCGTCGCCGCCCCGGACGACGTTTTGGCGGTGCTCGGCCTCGGGGCCGGCCGCCCTGGAGGCGACCCGGACCGGCCCGGCGTGGCGCACGAGCCGGGGCCGGCGGCGGATCTCACGCCCCCCGAGCGCCGCCTAGTCGCCGCGCTGGATGACGGCGATGCCCGGTCGATCGACGGCGTGGCGGCATCGGCCGGTCTGAGCGTGCCGGTGGCCGCGGCGGCGCTCGTGGCGCTTGAACTGCGCGGGATCATCCGGCGGACGGCGGGCGGTCTGTACATCAAGACCGCCGTGCCGGACGGTTGGGGAAGGGGAAGAACAGAGTAG